Below is a window of Agrobacterium vitis DNA.
GCACCGCTTCAATCCCCGCCAGTAGAGCATGACAGTGGCGCTGGCGTACCAGTTCTCGTGCTATCTGGAGCGATGGATCCAATCATTCCCGCTGACAATGCAGAACGATTGGTCGGCTCACTTCAAGCTGTGGGTCATACGGTCAGCCACGACATCCTACCGTCGGGGCATAATCTCACCCAACTCGATCTATCGATCAGCAAGCAGTTCCTGGACGTAAATTTCACCTCGGCTGCGACCACCTGATACGACAGCTTTCTGGCGATGGATGAAAGGCGCAATGCAGCCTCTCCGTCCAAAGCCGTTTACAGCTGACCAGCGCGTTTGGTTGTGGGCTTTGTCTTGGCGGCAGCGCGGATTTTTTCTGCCTCCAGGGCATGTCTCAATTCGCGCAGCCGTAAGGTCTTTTCCTTCTGCCGCTCGAGGGCAGCAAGATGTTCATCCATCGCCTGCTGCCCCTCCTGCTGCTTCACCAGTTTTTCCTGGGCGCGAACAGCGCGGCGTTCAACCAGATCCTCATCTTGATCAGTCAATGTAAAATCCCTTTGCTGAGAGGCTGTCGGGGGGAAATGGACCCTCGTTTCCCCAAATTCGTCCGGTTCAGTGTAAACGTGGCAGATCCTGCGATTCTACGGTCAACGGAAATCCGCCGCGGTCAAAAGATACATGTTGTTGCCGCCTTTTTTCCCATAGGCTTTTCTTGCAACATCCAGAATAGATCCGCGCAGATTGTCAAATGCGGCGAGGAAGTCGTGTTCCCCGACGATAACCTTGGCCATCGCCTTGGATATCGCATCGAGTTCCACGAAAAACCTGATTTCAAACATGCCGTCGTAACCAAGAAACCGGATGCGGTGTCCCTTCTCATCGAAACTGCGGCTATTATTGGGGAAGGTTAAAGCCATCGCATTATTCTCGCTCGCATATTTCAGAAACATGAAGAGATCACCGGGCTCCCGAAGGGAGCAAACCGTCGCAATCGTCGTTCAGTAGACCCATCCAATCATCACAGCAGTCTTTCACCGCCATCTGCAGGCTTGCTGCGCTTCTGGCGCTTTTCGGTTTTTGCCGGCTCAGGCTGCTGCTCAGGCGCAGTCTCATTGGAAACCGCCTTGACGGCTGGCGTTTTTGCCGGTGCGGCATCATCGGTAATGGTGGTGAAGCGAATCATGGCTTAATCCTTCGAATGAACGGGCTTGAGCAAAGGGATACGGTCAGGAAATCGACTGTCGATTATGACGGTGACTGCACGTTTCCTTAAATCGAGCCTGATTTAGGAAACATTGTACAGCATCTTTAAAGTTCTATGGCGCCTTTCGTGCTTGGCTAAACACACAGCACCTTATCTAAATTCAACGCCAGCCAACCAAAGCAGGGCGCAAAGGCAGCACCCTGCAAGCAAAGCAGACCTTACACATATATGATGCAGTGGCGCTTCTTTTACAACGGCACAGCGCCCTTGTTTTTTAAAGGTTGCGCGCGCTCGATGTCCCATCACCATAATAGCGCACGACACTTGAGCGTGTCACCGGGACGGCGCGGCGCTGAACAAGCTTGCCCAGCATGAAATAAAGCAGGAAGGAGCCGATCTGATAAGCGAAGATAATATCGATTTCCACGAAAGCCCGCTCGACCAGCAGCATGGCGAGACCGAACAGCACACCGGCCTCTGGATCTCGGGCATTAACGAGCAGACGTTTGAGATTGCCGATCAATGCGAAGACCAACATTCCAACCAGCAGAACGAGGCCGATAATCCCGGTCTCAACAGCGGTTTCGATGAACGTATTGTGGAAATGAAACCCGGCCCGGGTCGGAATATAAAACTCATCCCATAGCCGCTCCGCCTCGGAAAAGCCCTGGACCCAATAGGCCTGGTAACCGACGCCAAAAATCGGATTCGCCCAGGCTGCCGCTATGCCCTGCTGCCAAAGATAGGTTCGCCCGGTCAGGGTCGAATCCTTTCCGAATGCTCCCAGGATCAAATCGACGCCACCAGCATAGACGAACGCCGCCGCCCCCAGCCCGCCAAGCACGACGCCAGCCACAACCAGCACAATACGATGGCGCGGCGACAGGAGAATGACCGCTCTCAACACTAGAGACGCCCCGACCACCGCCATGACGGTAATGACCGATGTGGCCGACTCCGATGCAAACAGACAATAGGCCGATAGCAAAGCCAGCCCAGCGGGCGGCAGCACCCATATGCTGCGTTCTTTCAGGATAATGATCGCGGCGAACGAAAAATACACGCCGAGCGAGGCATAAAAGCCCAGCTGGTTCTTTGACGAGAAGGCACCCACAAAGCTGAAGGAACCGTCCAGGGGATCCAGAAAATAGGAACCGAACAGCAGCGAATAGACCAGCACGATACCGGTGCCGATCATTGATCCCCTCAAAAAGGACCTTATGCCCACCACACGCATGGCAATCAACGCACAGACGATATGCGAGAAATATTGCAGCGAGGCCCTGACCGTCACCGGTGGCGCCGCCGACCAGAAGATCGACAGGATGGTCAGAATGCTGAACGCAAAGATCGGAAGGTACAGACCATAATTACCCAGCACGCGCCGGTAATTCACAGCAATCAGCGGCAGCCAGACTCCGTAATAAGCCAGAATGGAAATTTGCCCGAAACGGGCAGAATAGGCAAAAACGAAGTAGGAAAGCGCAATCGCCGTGACGGCATAGAGACCATTGCGTTCAGGGTCGATCAAATGCGATTTGGCGATCCGCATCGACCGTTACCGCATGGCTGGCTGAGACAGCTTTACCGTAACCTTGATCACATCGCCGGGCGCTACTGAGGTATTCTCGTCAACAGCGATTTCAGTGGGCTTCCCATCCTTTTCGCGGACGATGGAATAAGCGACATTGGCTTCACCATCAGCATTCTTGGCACTGGCGCTTTCCGAAGATTGCAGCAGGGATTCGGCCATCAGGCCACGGCTGGTGGAAAGCTTCAACGCAATCTGGTCCAGCTCCGCCTCGGTATCCTGCAATTCCTGGGCAAGCTGGGCATCCCAGTCGTTGCGTGTCGTGGTTTCGTCCTGCTGGGCCTTGTTCAGATCCTGCTTGGCCTTCAGCGTATTGGTATCGATATCCAGAAGCGCCGACTGCAAATCCGACACCTGCTGCTCGACCGCCAAACGACGCGAACTCAGCGCCAGGCCCTGCTCACTCAAGCTATTGACCTTGTCACGATCTTCCTGAACCATCGTCAACTGACGGGTCTGGGTCTCGGACTTCTTACCGAGCGCCTCAATTTCAGCCGCAAGCAAGGTCTTGAGGTCGGCGAGTGACGACAACTGAACCTTGAGCTTGGCGGTCTGGGAATTCATCAAGGCCGCTTCCGACTCAACCAACTGGTTGATGTCGGGAATGGATTTCAGTTCCTCAGGAATTTCGATCGTCTCTTTTTCATTCATTTCCGCAAGAACGCGCACACGACGAACCAGCAAACGGTTGCGTTGGGAGACCAAAACGGCGCCATCGCCCTGCGCCTGAAGGAAATCACGAGCAAAACGCTGGCCAGCATCGGCGCGCTTCAAGCCGCCCGCCACGCTCAGGGCCTTCAAAACCGTCATACCCGGTGCATAGGGATATTCACCCGGCGACTGAATCGCGCCAGCCATGTAGACGGGGCGATATTCGGAAATTTCAACCGATGCGGACGGCCGATCACTGAGACCGAACAATTGCTGCATCTTTTTGCCGATCTCGTCGGCAACCTCGGCTGTGGTTTTGCCGGAGGCCGGCAATTCGCCGATGAACGGCAGAGACACCTGACCCGCAGCACCGACGGAATAGTCGCCACTGACGGCGGCCCAGTCCCGTACGGCACCCTCGGCCGTCTGCCATTCCGCCACCCGAACGCGGACCTTGTCCATTACGCCCAAACGGTAGTCATCTGCCAATGTCAATCCCGGCACAGCCAAGGACAGGCAAAGCGTGAGTGCTGCAACGTTCAAGGTCGTAATGCGCTTGGATGACCGAAATCCTCCAGCAAATCCGTAAGCCTTCATGGCAGATCCTATGCGTATTCTATAAAAA
It encodes the following:
- a CDS encoding DUF1488 domain-containing protein codes for the protein MALTFPNNSRSFDEKGHRIRFLGYDGMFEIRFFVELDAISKAMAKVIVGEHDFLAAFDNLRGSILDVARKAYGKKGGNNMYLLTAADFR
- a CDS encoding O-antigen ligase family protein codes for the protein MRIAKSHLIDPERNGLYAVTAIALSYFVFAYSARFGQISILAYYGVWLPLIAVNYRRVLGNYGLYLPIFAFSILTILSIFWSAAPPVTVRASLQYFSHIVCALIAMRVVGIRSFLRGSMIGTGIVLVYSLLFGSYFLDPLDGSFSFVGAFSSKNQLGFYASLGVYFSFAAIIILKERSIWVLPPAGLALLSAYCLFASESATSVITVMAVVGASLVLRAVILLSPRHRIVLVVAGVVLGGLGAAAFVYAGGVDLILGAFGKDSTLTGRTYLWQQGIAAAWANPIFGVGYQAYWVQGFSEAERLWDEFYIPTRAGFHFHNTFIETAVETGIIGLVLLVGMLVFALIGNLKRLLVNARDPEAGVLFGLAMLLVERAFVEIDIIFAYQIGSFLLYFMLGKLVQRRAVPVTRSSVVRYYGDGTSSARNL
- a CDS encoding polysaccharide biosynthesis/export family protein — translated: MKAYGFAGGFRSSKRITTLNVAALTLCLSLAVPGLTLADDYRLGVMDKVRVRVAEWQTAEGAVRDWAAVSGDYSVGAAGQVSLPFIGELPASGKTTAEVADEIGKKMQQLFGLSDRPSASVEISEYRPVYMAGAIQSPGEYPYAPGMTVLKALSVAGGLKRADAGQRFARDFLQAQGDGAVLVSQRNRLLVRRVRVLAEMNEKETIEIPEELKSIPDINQLVESEAALMNSQTAKLKVQLSSLADLKTLLAAEIEALGKKSETQTRQLTMVQEDRDKVNSLSEQGLALSSRRLAVEQQVSDLQSALLDIDTNTLKAKQDLNKAQQDETTTRNDWDAQLAQELQDTEAELDQIALKLSTSRGLMAESLLQSSESASAKNADGEANVAYSIVREKDGKPTEIAVDENTSVAPGDVIKVTVKLSQPAMR